The Juglans regia cultivar Chandler chromosome 6, Walnut 2.0, whole genome shotgun sequence genome contains the following window.
AAAGCAGAATCTATACTTGAAGGCACCTCTTCATCAGACATGTTAGTCTGTATTCTCAGTCCTTCTATTAAGAGGGCTTCAACCCTATCCATAGCCAAAGGCACAAGTTCTTTTAGAGATACATGGTCCAAACCACCGGTCAAATCTGAGCTCCAGCTTTGACAAATCCAACCAGATGGACATTCTTTAACTTCCTCCCCTCCGCCATATGCATCCAGCCAAAAGACTGATTCATGCTGCAACAGAGCCTGCCTATAGCAGAAACTCGATAAATTTGTTTTGAtcagtaaacaaattttattgatagaaatagggatagcccaagtacacaggaccgAAACTCGATAAATTAGTTatgtttcagaaaataacaTAGAAACAACCAAGGATTTGAAAGTTGGaactatataaatttcttaaatgaATGAAGTTAAGGTGCTTACACACCTCCCAGGCACCACCGTGCTAGATGTAGTATTCCCCACTAGCTCTTCTATCATCTTCCCTGTAAGATCCACCAAAGGCATTAATTGATTTGTCAGCAAAGACATCTTTTCAGTTCCAACCGATGCCAAATGCTGTAATATCTCCATAATATCAAAACCCATCGCAGCAGGCAGCACGACTGGGCTAGAAACTTGCACGATTAAGCTTCCACCATTTTTTGCATTTCTGAAAAGTGAGGGACTCATGGACCGCAGAAAGCCTCCACCTTTTGTCCAAGCAAATGGACCCAAGCCTACTCCAAGTGGAGGTAACTCAAGTGGCTCTTTGGGGGCTAGTTGGATTGGACTTCCAAATCCACCAGAGCAATTTCGTGGAGAGCTCTTAAAGTCCTCCTCATTTAAGCCCCATTCTCTCATCAAGGCTTCGGTTTCCAAGTCTTCAAGCATTTTGGCCTTCCTTCTATTTCTCGGTAACTGTCTATCCCTGTTGAGCTCCTCTTCAGCAGCTTGAATAATTGAAGACAAATCAGAGTCCTCAAAACACTCCCCAAAGGTAGACCAAGGTGAATCACTGAAAGAAAAATCCGACTGCTCTTCCATtggatcaaaataaatattgaagtTGCCGGAAGCAAGAGAATCATTTTCAAACTGCCTTAAAAGACACTCTCTAGGAGACTCAGAATCAATTTCAGACGACCAGCGAGATGAGCCATGTTCGATCCCCAGTAACTTTAAGAAATCCCTAGCTACAGTTTTAGTATCATCATCTAAGGTACTtgatttatttagaatttttttatcttcataacTTGATTTAACCTCCATCATATTTTCATCCTCAAGGAACTCAGATGTAGTTGGTGGAGGCTCCAATTCTGTTGATTTAGAGTGCCAAGGGTGATGAAGATCTAATTTTGTCTCTCCTACTGTTGAATCTCTGGTAGATAAGCTGTTATCCTCATATTTGTGGTCATCCACGACAACCTCATTTAAGTAATCACCACAAACGTCATCCTTTGAAATACAGTTAGTCTCCTCCTCCTCAATGGATATGTCATCATCCTTGATGACCTCATCCACACTGATAGTTTCAATCACAGACCCATCAATAGTCTGAACAGTGGCTTGATCGGATTGCAACTCTTCCTGCCCAGGAATTTCTATCCCCCTCTCAATAATGGTAAAATCAATGTTGTCACACTCATATCCATTATTTTCTTCAGATAACTCAGATTTCATATCGGGCTTAAGCTTAAGTGGCTTCACATCTTCAGAATTTGACCTTGCTGAACTAAGCAAGTTTTCCTCACCAAGTTTCTGATATAGAAAATTTATTGACGTGGAGAGCTCCAACCCTGGATCAATAGACTGCAATGACAACACAGATGTAACGTTCAAATTATTTCGAAGGCCCCCAGCCTGAGGGAGCATACCATTATTACCCGACAGGAAACCTACACTGTTTTCCATGGTTTTTGATCTGTTCAATCCAAAGTTTATATGCTTTGAAACATTCATACTATCACTCATTTTCATGAAGTAATCCGCCATGACTGAATACCCAAAACTAACACTGAGACTAGCACCAGCAGCCTTGCCTTTGAGCTTAAAGCTTGTCATCCATTTACCAGAAATTTTCTCCCCCTCTAACTCTTCCATAGTAAGTGGTAAAAGCCTTGTGAGATCAACCCAGTGCTTCCCAATATCAAGCCCTGCCATCCCAATTACAGAAACACTGATTAAGGAAAGCTTGGCATCATACTTTGCCGAATGGTGAGCCCCACTTTTACTACCATACACAGAACATCTATGCATCAGAGTCTCATTAATTTCAACCATTCCCTGACAAACCCTCGACGGATGGGTCCGTAAGACCTCATCCTTCCTTTTCCAATTCACGCATAAATTAAAGCCATCAAAATTCGTAGGCAACCCTTCTATTGAATGGACATAGAGGTAGAAACAGCAATTGAATTTTCGATTCCCAATATGAGTCAGGGCTTTCAATGGCTTCTTCCAATTCCATGATAATGATGATTTCTTGTCCCTATACAACAACAGGTCATCCCTAGGAAGCTTTGGGTTTGAGCTTGATTTCGATTCCAGCAATCGCGTTTTTCCAGCTGATTGGGATCGAACTTGGGATGGGGGATGCAAATCCTCAGTAGTGTTTTTATGCAAATAAAGGGCTCTGCTTATTTCCTCAATGTCACGCAATAACTGAGCATTACTGGAATTTCCGGCATCACTATCTTTTCCAGACTCAAGTTTTGACAACATCATACATGCTCTATATAAAACACAATCCAACAAATTCAACCCAGTTTCACCATAGAACTCCTCAGCTATCCAGTTTTTCAGAAACCCTCTTCAGCCACCCGGTTGGATCAGAAAActagaacaaaatgaaaataagacgTAGATTAGGCTCTATCAAACCAACACCACCAAGAAACGAAAAAAAGCGCAATCCAACAACAACAGCCACACCATTTAAATCTTAGATTATCACATAAAAAGCTTACATTGACACATATCCTATGATATCTCAGCAACCAAAGAGACAATGGATCCATCCAACTCAAAATGAATCAAGCAATTGCGTTATACTTACCAGAGTTACGAGTCACCACACTCCAATGTTGCTTTGTCGATTTAGTTAGCGCGGCCTTTGAATTCCACGAAGATGACATCGGAAACCTCGTTTGGAAACTTTTTTCGACTAAAAAATGTGCGGTGCGGCGCGGCTGGGCTGAAGAGATTATGTTTTGTCTTGTGAGGAGTGTGTCGGAGTTGGTCGATTGTGAGTTGGAACTTGGGACCGTAGAGTCAGACTTCTCAGTTATCATAGAGTAAGGTCAAGTTCATTGTAGTTGCTTTAGATTTGCCTCTTCAATCGTTGGATTGTACACTCTTTTTTTGTTCCTATACGACGTGGATTGTGGATACGACTCGTTTAGATAGtaatatgagataattttagatgagttgaatattagaatattattttttaatattattattattttaagatttgagaaagttgaattatttattatattttgtattgaaatttagaaaaattataatgatgaaatgatattagatgggttgagagtgtttcaatatctaaaataacttaaatgtttacgtgacataatttaattatgaaaaaatattttaaattttaaatctaaattaaCGCTTACAATTAAATAGTGCGCTTACAATAATTGTAGAATTATTATACGAGTTTTCAcgtttttacaaattaaaatagagaaatactttagattataaaaaaattacataaaaattaatttataaaataatataatttgatgtgagaaattagattataaaattatttttatcataaaattgatctaataaattatatgaagtcACGCtactttataaaattatttttaaaaaatattaaatatacttaaaaaaaaatttataaacggCTTACTTCTCCCATATCAAtgtttaaaatcataaattaaaaaaaattaacaagaataatattataagtaaaattataaatataaatataaatatatgtaaaactagtcgttatttttatgtaattctttttgTGTCTACCCCGGTCCTCGCTTCTAGTTAAAATTACAGTTTTCATCAAAATACTCCAAAAATTGCCACTACTACCACGTTCCAGTTTTCGAACAGCTGACATGTTTTTATAACGAGTGGTTAAAACATTAtctaattagtttttttttaggtgagatgatatgaatttttatttattaataatagtgaattaaaaTGATAGAGAGAGTTTTGTAGAGTCtatttaagataagtttaaatatatttagatattaagatgaatttagatatatttaagaaaaattaaaaaaaaattgtaagtcttatatataaagagatgttgagttgaaaaaaattataaatctcacgtgtaaagagattttgagttgagatgaatttagtaatttaaaagttacatatttagatgttagatccacttaaaattagattaaattgtagtttgaatagtgagatgaaatgaaatgattttagataaaaattaaaaattaaataaaaaatttataataaaatttataaaataagaattttactGTAGCTTAATTCAGTCTAAGTTCGGGTACTAAAAAGTCACGACCGTAAGGCTCGTGGCAACGACACGACAGGACTAGCCATAAAGATAAGACGTTATAAAACCAAAC
Protein-coding sequences here:
- the LOC109003059 gene encoding protein PLASTID MOVEMENT IMPAIRED 1-RELATED 2-like isoform X1, with the translated sequence MMLSKLESGKDSDAGNSSNAQLLRDIEEISRALYLHKNTTEDLHPPSQVRSQSAGKTRLLESKSSSNPKLPRDDLLLYRDKKSSLSWNWKKPLKALTHIGNRKFNCCFYLYVHSIEGLPTNFDGFNLCVNWKRKDEVLRTHPSRVCQGMVEINETLMHRCSVYGSKSGAHHSAKYDAKLSLISVSVIGMAGLDIGKHWVDLTRLLPLTMEELEGEKISGKWMTSFKLKGKAAGASLSVSFGYSVMADYFMKMSDSMNVSKHINFGLNRSKTMENSVGFLSGNNGMLPQAGGLRNNLNVTSVLSLQSIDPGLELSTSINFLYQKLGEENLLSSARSNSEDVKPLKLKPDMKSELSEENNGYECDNIDFTIIERGIEIPGQEELQSDQATVQTIDGSVIETISVDEVIKDDDISIEEEETNCISKDDVCGDYLNEVVVDDHKYEDNSLSTRDSTVGETKLDLHHPWHSKSTELEPPPTTSEFLEDENMMEVKSSYEDKKILNKSSTLDDDTKTVARDFLKLLGIEHGSSRWSSEIDSESPRECLLRQFENDSLASGNFNIYFDPMEEQSDFSFSDSPWSTFGECFEDSDLSSIIQAAEEELNRDRQLPRNRRKAKMLEDLETEALMREWGLNEEDFKSSPRNCSGGFGSPIQLAPKEPLELPPLGVGLGPFAWTKGGGFLRSMSPSLFRNAKNGGSLIVQVSSPVVLPAAMGFDIMEILQHLASVGTEKMSLLTNQLMPLVDLTGKMIEELVGNTTSSTVVPGRQALLQHESVFWLDAYGGGEEVKECPSGWICQSWSSDLTGGLDHVSLKELVPLAMDRVEALLIEGLRIQTNMSDEEVPSSIDSAFSRFHRSEGSAVLQRLDVRGSGSDVTRLMDMSLTLDNWLRLDAGIIDDEDKDNEQILEILTAHHAKCTDFVDEWMTRDKKWDIGSGLKHGLLGNNLVVALMLQLRDPHRNHEPVGLPMLALLPVDRMFVPPIQRVDNMVSNNKEDPRHVLEGFGDMNAVEKNEVKEGSNSQFKIAEVHLAGVSSGPGKCQFWGTGTQQQSGSRWLLANGMAKSNKQPVSKSKEIVISSPLVRSARQSGDILWSISSGVHCMRSKSTNSPIRNPDVIFPDETIRSHHLQHATSNYSS
- the LOC109003059 gene encoding protein PLASTID MOVEMENT IMPAIRED 1-RELATED 2-like isoform X2; this encodes MMLSKLESGKDSDAGNSSNAQLLRDIEEISRALYLHKNTTEDLHPPSQVRSQSAGKTRLLESKSSSNPKLPRDDLLLYRDKKSSLSWNWKKPLKALTHIGNRKFNCCFYLYVHSIEGLPTNFDGFNLCVNWKRKDEVLRTHPSRVCQGMVEINETLMHRCSVYGSKSGAHHSAKYDAKLSLISVSVIGMAGLDIGKHWVDLTRLLPLTMEELEGEKISGKWMTSFKLKGKAAGASLSVSFGYSVMADYFMKMSDSMNVSKHINFGLNRSKTMENSVGFLSGNNGMLPQAGGLRNNLNVTSVLSLQSIDPGLELSTSINFLYQKLGEENLLSSARSNSEDVKPLKLKPDMKSELSEENNGYECDNIDFTIIERGIEIPGQEELQSDQATVQTIDGSVIETISVDEVIKDDDISIEEEETNCISKDDVCGDYLNEVVVDDHKYEDNSLSTRDSTVGETKLDLHHPWHSKSTELEPPPTTSEFLEDENMMEVKSSYEDKKILNKSSTLDDDTKTVARDFLKLLGIEHGSSRWSSEIDSESPRECLLRQFENDSLASGNFNIYFDPMEEQSDFSFSDSPWSTFGECFEDSDLSSIIQAAEEELNRDRQLPRNRRKAKMLEDLETEALMREWGLNEEDFKSSPRNCSGGFGSPIQLAPKEPLELPPLGVGLGPFAWTKGGGFLRSMSPSLFRNAKNGGSLIVQVSSPVVLPAAMGFDIMEILQHLASVGTEKMSLLTNQLMPLVDLTGKMIEELVGNTTSSTVVPGRCALLQHESVFWLDAYGGGEEVKECPSGWICQSWSSDLTGGLDHVSLKELVPLAMDRVEALLIEGLRIQTNMSDEEVPSSIDSAFSRFHRSEGSAVLQRLDVRGSGSDVTRLMDMSLTLDNWLRLDAGIIDDEDKDNEQILEILTAHHAKCTDFVDEWMTRDKKWDIGSGLKHGLLGNNLVVALMLQLRDPHRNHEPVGLPMLALLPVDRMFVPPIQRVDNMVSNNKEDPRHVLEGFGDMNAVEKNEVKEGSNSQFKIAEVHLAGVSSGPGKCQFWGTGTQQQSGSRWLLANGMAKSNKQPVSKSKEIVISSPLVRSARQSGDILWSISSGVHCMRSKSTNSPIRNPDVIFPDETIRSHHLQHATSNYSS